The genomic DNA CTGGACGAATACCTTTGTAGAACAGCTCAGTCTCCAAGAAGATCTGAGCAGGAAGACAGCATTTAGACACTGGGTTTTCAGTTGGGATGAAGCAAGAACGAGTCGAGCGCTCACCTGTCCGTCTGTGATGGAGATGACATTAGTGGGAATGTAGGCCGACACGTCACCAGCCTGCGTCTCGATGACGGGAAGGGCTGTGAGGGAGCCGCCGCCAAATTTGTCGTTCATCTTAGCGGCTCTCTCCAGCAGACGGGAATGCAAGTAGAAGACGTCACCAGGGTAAGCCTCACGACCGGGGGGGCGGCGCAGCAGCAGGGACATCTGACGGTAGGCGACGGcctgcagaaagaaaacaaagttgTCCTTTATAGAAAGCTTTCTCTACATTATAATCACCTCCAACAATCAGATGAAATAACACCCACCTGCTTGGACAGATCGTCATAGATGATGAGGGCGTGCTTGCCGTTGTCTCTGAAGTACTCTCCCATGGAGCAGCCGGAGTAGGGAGCCAGGTACTGCAGCGGAGCGGCATCAGAGGCCGTAGCAGACACCACGATGGTGTACTTCATGGCGTCGGCATCGGTCAGCCTCTTCACCAGCTGAGCCACAGTGGACCTCTTCTGGCCGATAGCGACATAGATGCAGTACAGCTTCTTCTTCTCGTCAGTTCCTTCGTTGAAGCGCTTCTGGTTGATGATGGTGTCGATGGCAATTGCGGTTTTACTGCAACACAAATTTAAAGAGTGAGCAACGTGGACAAACGGACACAAAGATCCATGTCATACAGAAATGAATCtctgttgtgtttatgtgttaatATTCAAATGCAGGGTTCCTacacattttcaatttcaaaaTTCCATCCTTTTCCAGACTCAAATGTCCAAACTTCTCTTTGAACAACTCCAGAGGAAATGGACTCCAAATAAAAGGAATAGACAGGTCATAAAGTAGACCTAGATCAATAATTCAAGGGATTAATGGTGTACTGAGAAAGCAGCGCCCccttatattttgtttgttctttaatTTAAGGATTTTGCTGAAAATTGCACTGGTGAGTTCATTACTTGTTTTGGTCAGTCTTGGTCTCTCATGGGTTTATGCGAAAACAGTACTTTTAGCCTTGCATATGGTTTATAATTTCCCATTTAAAATCCTTAGCCAACCAGGCTTTtcattaaacataatttaagCTAGGCCTCAGAAAACTTGGATTTACCCATTGTTTGGCAGAGCTGTTTTTGCAGGCAATGGAGCACAGGGGTGGAGGCAGTTTAGTGTGCGTTCAGTTGCTCACTCTGACTCGTGCTCTCACACTGTGGTAAACATTTTGGCCTTACTGGCTGCCTGCTCCAAAAggcatcaaaaataaaaatgaaaaaaaatcactcttttcttaaaataaattgatgatACAAAGAATCAAAGCAGTAAGCtggaaagaaatattttataGTCTTTCCTTTTTCCATATTATGCAAACTTGGAAAATCAAATTCCACAGTGTGTAGGAACCCTGCAAATCTAGAAAAGCCACAAACTGCAAGAAAGGCTTAACTGCCAGAAAACAGCCCAATAAATTGGCGTAATAAAAGCATATTGCAATAAGCTGTAATCACAGTCTATTGccataataattttttttaaaccactcCTTGTCAGCATTAGCACTTCCAACAGCATTTTAATGTCACTAGGAGAAACATCAAATGCTGCCGTGTGTTCTAGTATTCACTTTGAGCAGAGTCCTCTCACCCAGTCTGCCTGTCTCCAATGATGAGCTCACGCTGTCCACGGCCGATGGGGACCAAACTGTCCACGGCTTTGATGCCAGTCTGCATAGGCTCCCTCACAGAGATACGAGGGATGATGCCAGGGGCCTTCAGACCCACACGCCTGCGGGTGCTGGCACCAAGGGGACCCTTTGAGGAAAATAATGGAACAAAAAGATCAGAAGTGCCATAAACTGGTGCAACTAATAGTGCTATCCAGCTAGATAACAGGATTAATTCCTTTTATGTAAAGTACTTTGTGATGCATTTTGTGCATtaatttttaatgctttagAAACGCAGACAATTATGATTATCATTTACCTTTCCATCGATAGCATTTCCCAGAGCATCAACGACGCGGCCCAGGATCTCCTCACCAACAGGCACGTCTACAATAGCTCCTGTTCTCTTGACAATGTCGCCTTCCTTGATCAGCTTGTCGTTACCGAACACTACAACACCAACGTTGTCAGGCTCCAAGTTCAGAGACATACCCTGGataagaaaagaaacaacagtTACTATCACTGAAGGAAAAATAGTGTTGCACTGACTTTACTAGAtgttggaagtaaaaaaaaaatctggatagGATAGGGCAAGTTATCATTAGGAAGATTCTTTGAGTAAGCTTCCATTAAAATTATGCTGgacatgggttttttttttttaatgtattcttAATTAACAGTAACTTTGTACCACATTTCTCTTCAGTTAAGCTAAAATagttaacaaataaaaataaaatacaaacttgctaaattaaaatgctgcatttataattttacgTTTATGCCCTCACTCAGTCAAATCATTGGTCGTTTCAGACTTTGCTGACAAAGATTTCTTTAGTTGATCTGtaatttttctgcttttttccccaagatttaaagtggtgcttttgaTTCCTTGAGGAGGAACTCAGTTTTTTCTGATCTTGATGAATGTCAGTCAAATAAATCACATGTACTGATTTAGATAATGATTCTTTTTTCGCCCACCAGAGAAAATAATCAGACTACTCTATTCTAGCAAATCCTTTATATAGTGTATTTACACATTGGTACTAGTAGAGATGAAACAGTATTTCATATAATTATTATAGTGACCAAAATTATCATGGTTATCAGTATTATTGTGGTATTGCACTGCATCTAGCCTTTGCCATGATTTCATTGATGCATGCATTGGTGTTTACATCTGGAAGACTACCTTTGTTTCATGCTGGACACCATTTATTGTGAGTTTTTCAAAGGGCAGTAATCAACCATGGTGTAATGattatttaaatctaaaactgtaATACTAAGCACTGGGAATTTTACTGTGGTTCATCAGTGAAATAGTAACTGCCTCATCCCAAGGTACTACAAGTGCCACCAGTGACAAAGTAACAGTGATTATGTAGTTTCCTTGACAGTAGTTTAAGAGCTAGCGAGCATTGCAATTTGCCCATAACCTCTAActacaaataatttaaaaccTGGTAGAGAGGCATAGACCCATTCAGTGAAAAGGTCAGCGTTTAAAGATTACATCATCAGTCTTACCTTCAGACCAGAAGAGAATTCCACCATCTCTTCAGCCTGCACGTTCCTCAGCCCGTACACTCTGGCAATACCATCCCCGATGGACAGCACGCGGCCAGTCTCCTCCAATTCAGCGGTGGTGTCAGCTCCCATGATCTTCTGCTCCAGAATGGACGACACCTCGGCCGTGCCttaatgcatgtaaatgtgCACTAATTAAAAACTTTTGAGACGCTGTTGGATGATTAATTTTCTTAGGCAGTGGCCTGAAACACTGACCTGTTTTCTGCAGCCATGGACGAGTTGTATGTAGATTCTTGACTCCGACACAGGCTGCAGCGACGTTCTTGGATACCTTTTTAAGACAATGGGAACaagtaaaaaaatctattttatacagATAAGTACAGCATTTTCCATTTGATCACCTTTAGAAAATCTGCAAGATAAAATCAAATCGGAAAACATAGtttggaaaaaatatctaattgtgattagtttgaatgatatttcaaaTGTGATAGGATTCATGATATTGAGGGgaattaaatttttttcattattctcattttcataaaatatattaaaatgatcatatgATTTTTTCCTCAAGCCTCCTCCACAGTAGGGAAATTGGTTTACACTACAAAGCTtaattcaaaaaacacatacacatattgCACATCCAAACACGCTTCATGTCAACATTGATGatcaaaaagtatcaaaaaaacaacaagcagaagaaaatataacaaaatagaGAATACTCATTGAATTTCCCAGTGACTTGATTGTAGTGCTATGAAAGATAACTCCAAGGTTAGGATATAAAACCGCTTTTATCCTGCAGCGAATTGAATAGCTTATTTATTCAGATGGTAAAAAGAGTCTTTGCGTATTTTGAAAACACCTGCAGAAGAGAAATAAGTGTTGTTTAACAACTTCAAATATTGCCTGGAATTTAGTTTTCAGAGATACATATACTCTGCTTTGTTACTtgaaatgtaatattaaaatataacaagTACAAATTGGGATTAAtccaaatgtatgttttctcatttttcattgTAACACTAACAGCTAAAACAAATATGAGAACATGTTATTTCTGTAACATGAGTTGggtcttattttaaaatgtgaaaacattgGAGAAGGGTCACAGTGTACAGGGTCACAGGACAGTCCAAACTAAAAAATTACAAGCCAGAACACTATAATATCCAGCCTAATTTCATCCCATAAACATAAGCTATTTAAAAGTTTAGCAGGGTGAATGCATTTGCAACGAAACCTAGCATGAAAGCTAAAGTGAGACAAACCTGACCTTCAGTGCCAAAATACACTCGTCATTTCTGCACTTGAGCTGAGTCACGGCCGCGGAAAGTGAATTCACACATCAAGTATAGCTCAGATATTAATTTTATCGTCTAGTTAACTTTAATAATTTACTTTGCTAGCTTGTAGCCGGCTTGTTGCCGTTTGTCAGCTGCAAAAGTTAACAGCGGGGACTAGCAGAGTGAAGGGCCCGGTGTCCTCCGGCGCAAAGACGTGCGCATGCACAACACCGCCATGACTTTTAATTTGAACAAATTCGCAGCTTTCTGAAGGAGAAGGTGGCACATTATAGCACAAAGTATGTAAGAGTTGCTTACAAATCCAGCCCGTCGAGGCAGGGTGCGGGCAAGAGCCGCTGCGACGCGTACTGACAGCATGTTGGTGTTCTGCGATGTCTGTCCTGCTCCCGGAGCCGAGAGAGAAGGATGGCGGACACGGCTACCGATTTGTAGAAAGGTCACAGTGACCCGGaagtacttcaaaataaaaccctttatttatttttatgttttatttttctctttctattttatttttttacatttttacacctTTTCTAAATatcacatgtatgtgtgtgtatatatatatatatatatatacacaccatTTAAATATGCCACACTAAGTATAATAAGACAGTGAAATAATTACCAactaattaattatattatttctaaAGGAATTgctaaatatttgtatttaaattttatgtgtgtattgtgttttcaggaataagataagatattcctttattgatcccccatGGGGAAAatgcaggtgttgcagcagcacaagtacagagtaaatagattaagataataaaaaacagaatagactaataaaataaaaaacaataatataataaagataaaaaaataaataaaaaaatagtataagataaaaacaccaacaaacaaGACCCTACATCAACTAGttgtaatgttaaaaaaattaaataatgtatttacttgtgtttgtatttattatattcattgTCGActcaataaatcaaaaataattcaGTTTCTATATAAAGATGTGTATCaacttttatataaatatatcattatAGCATGATCCGTGGAAGTAATATTTTCATGGCAAAACCCCTTTGTCTTACAGTATACACATAGGTTGTAtaaatcagtggttctcaaatgggggtatgCTTTcccctgggggtacgtgaaggcaccCCAGGTACGTTAGATTTTAAAGTATACATTTAAGTAtaagaaaatataagtataagttcataaaattaatttatattcagtaggctattcaatttcattATCCTAAAAACAcagagtctcccccataccaggatggttcgacccaacctgtcatatgccacctgtcaaccacttgaaaactcaaagatggagtcgtggttgaagcgcaGCAGTTATGGTTTGAAATGGTTATATGGTCACTGTTTGTACTACATTAGTTTTAATCACTACATTTAAGTGATAAGAAATATTTGAAATACATTTAgccatggattattaacatttaaaatgtttgaaatagttttttgttttcaaatgtttgaattttgtatgtgtttatcagttccaaagtttaataaatcagacactgatggcacagcgctctgtttttaagtcttttttttttcaaccaaacaTGCTTTGCCCtagttagggggtacttggctgaaaaaaatattttaaagggggtacatcactgaaaaaaggttgagaaccactggtatAAATAATATACACCACTGCTCTGTCTAGCAGTGCTTCCCCCTCCTGCAGTACCACTGTCTGGCCCACAGTGGCGCTCGACCGAGAGGAAACGTCCGGAAGTGGCGCATGTATCTTTGTGAAAGACGGACGGCTGAtggagacattttaaaataaacacacaggtCTTTGCTAACGGCTAACAGGCGCACTGCGCCAAAAACGCGTTCAAATTCTTCCAAGttgcaaaaaagtaaagtaTAATCCGCAGTGCACTTTTTATGCATCGTAAATCAAAGAGGCTACAGATTACCGAAGATGATGAAAACTGTGACACTGGGAGAAGAAGAATATAAGTAACGCCGCGGTAAGTTGTACTGACCGATTTAAATGCTAAGTTGAGGCTACCGCTCTGACTCAGATAACGTTAGCCGTTAGCTGCTGCCATTATCCTGCTTGTTAAGCCTCTGGGTGCCAAGATACTGCTTCCATTTATAGGATCTTGCGAGGCAGCTGCCCTGCAACCCGAACATTTCCCGTGACTTGCCTTGTTCTCGCCAAGTTTTGCAGGAGTGTAAGGTTATGACCGAGGTTAGCTTCACTACGCAGCTAAAAGTAATGT from Centropristis striata isolate RG_2023a ecotype Rhode Island chromosome 19, C.striata_1.0, whole genome shotgun sequence includes the following:
- the atp5fa1 gene encoding ATP synthase subunit alpha, mitochondrial, which codes for MLSVRVAAALARTLPRRAGFVSKNVAAACVGVKNLHTTRPWLQKTGTAEVSSILEQKIMGADTTAELEETGRVLSIGDGIARVYGLRNVQAEEMVEFSSGLKGMSLNLEPDNVGVVVFGNDKLIKEGDIVKRTGAIVDVPVGEEILGRVVDALGNAIDGKGPLGASTRRRVGLKAPGIIPRISVREPMQTGIKAVDSLVPIGRGQRELIIGDRQTGKTAIAIDTIINQKRFNEGTDEKKKLYCIYVAIGQKRSTVAQLVKRLTDADAMKYTIVVSATASDAAPLQYLAPYSGCSMGEYFRDNGKHALIIYDDLSKQAVAYRQMSLLLRRPPGREAYPGDVFYLHSRLLERAAKMNDKFGGGSLTALPVIETQAGDVSAYIPTNVISITDGQIFLETELFYKGIRPAINVGLSVSRVGSAAQTKAMKQVAGTMKLELAQYREVAAFAQFGSDLDAATQQLLNRGVRLTELLKQGQYCPMAIEEQVTVIYAGVRGHLDKMEPNKITKFEKAFLQHILSQHQDLLAAIRADGQISESSDATLKQTVLNFVSSFE